CCGTCACGCGAACACGTGAGAGAGGGCCCGGAGCAGGTAGACTCCGTCTCATGAGACGCCTCCTGCTCGTACTCCCCTTGGTCCTCATCGTCGGCTGCAAGAAGGACGTCACCCAGGGCGCGGTGAAGGTCACGGTGAACTACACCCGTTTCCTGCCCGGCTGCCTGCGCGTCCAGGCGCGCGACGTGGAGAGCGGCAAGGAGCTCACCCAGGACGTGACGGAGCTGCGCGGGACGCGGGCCCAGGGCGGCACGATGACGGTGGGCGTGGGGCCTCCGACGGACTGGGGAAAGACGGTGGAGGTGCGCGCCACCGCCTTCGAGCAGGCCTGCGTGGGTGACGGCGTGGTCACCGACTCGCAGCGCGTGACGCTGGTGATGGATGCCATCCAGGACACCACCCTGACGTTGCAGGCGGTGGACGCGGACCAGGACGGCTATGTCGACGTGAGCAGCAACGGCACCGACTGTCGGGACGACCGGCCCGACATCAACCCGGGCGTCGAGGAGCGGTGCAACGAAGTTGACGACAACTGCGACGGCATCGGGGACGCGGAGCACTTCCAGCTCAACACGGCCTGCTCGACGTCGGCGGACTGCCACGGTGTCTACCGCTGTGACCTGACCGACTTCGTCCAGTTCTGCGACACCCCGCCGAGCAGCAGCGTGTATCCGGACAATGACAGGGACGGACACGGCCGGCTGGGCTCCGAGGCGCGCATCGTCTGCACCGCCGTGCCGGAGGGTTACACGGCGGGCCCGCCGGACGACTGCGACGACGACGCCTACAGCATCCACCCGGGCAGCCCCGACCGCTGCGACGGCGAGGACACCAACTGCGACGGAGAGAAGGACGAGGGCTTCCCCCAGCTCACCGAGGTGTGCACGGACTCGTTCCAGTGCGCGGGCGCATATGCCTGCGCGGCGGACGCGCTGGGGGTCACCTGCGTGTCCATGGTGACGCCGACGTCGTGGTACCCGGACGAGGACGGGGATGGCTTCGGCGCGGCCACCGGAGAGGTGCGCTCCTGCGTGAAGCCCGCGGGGGCGTACGTCGCCAACAACACGGACTGCAACGACGGCAACCCGCTGACGAACCCGGACGCCCCGGAGATTTGCGACGGGCTCGACAACAACTGCGACGGAGCGACGGAGGACGTGCTGACCGTGTGCCCGGGTGGAGCGGCGCCCACGTGGACCTCCAGGAATGTCGGCGTCTCAGGGACCGGCAACATGCGGGACTGGTACTCGGCCTCCGCCTGGATGAAGGGCGGCGTCTGGGTGGGAGGCGACGACAACCGTCGCGCGCGGCTGGTCCCTCCCGCCACGTCCTTCGCGGTCATCACGGATGGCAGTTGTGGCGCGAGCTCCACTCAGTGGCGCAGCGTCTGGGCCGACCCCGGAAACAACGGACGCGCGTGGCTCGGCTCCGAGGGTGGCAAGAAGGCCCATCAGAACGTCAACGCCTCCGGGTGCTCGGAAATCCAGGACGATGACCAGTGGATCTTCGGAATGACGGGCATCAGGACGAACAACGTCCTCACGATTTATGGCGCGGCGTCTCCGACGGAGTTCAACACGGCGACGACAGGCCGGGTGTTCGCCTGGGACGGGGGTGGCAACCTCAGCTACAACAGCCACGGCAACAACCCGCTCCCCAAGGTCGAGGACGTACACGGCTTCTCCCAAACACACTTGTTGCTGGTGGGCGGACAGTCGAATGCGCCTCGTGTCTTGCGCTTCAACCCGGGCAACAACCGGTGGGAGTCGGAGAACGCGGAGCAGAACACGCCGGGCGCTCGCCCCCTGAAAGG
The Myxococcus fulvus DNA segment above includes these coding regions:
- a CDS encoding MopE-related protein; translated protein: MRRLLLVLPLVLIVGCKKDVTQGAVKVTVNYTRFLPGCLRVQARDVESGKELTQDVTELRGTRAQGGTMTVGVGPPTDWGKTVEVRATAFEQACVGDGVVTDSQRVTLVMDAIQDTTLTLQAVDADQDGYVDVSSNGTDCRDDRPDINPGVEERCNEVDDNCDGIGDAEHFQLNTACSTSADCHGVYRCDLTDFVQFCDTPPSSSVYPDNDRDGHGRLGSEARIVCTAVPEGYTAGPPDDCDDDAYSIHPGSPDRCDGEDTNCDGEKDEGFPQLTEVCTDSFQCAGAYACAADALGVTCVSMVTPTSWYPDEDGDGFGAATGEVRSCVKPAGAYVANNTDCNDGNPLTNPDAPEICDGLDNNCDGATEDVLTVCPGGAAPTWTSRNVGVSGTGNMRDWYSASAWMKGGVWVGGDDNRRARLVPPATSFAVITDGSCGASSTQWRSVWADPGNNGRAWLGSEGGKKAHQNVNASGCSEIQDDDQWIFGMTGIRTNNVLTIYGAASPTEFNTATTGRVFAWDGGGNLSYNSHGNNPLPKVEDVHGFSQTHLLLVGGQSNAPRVLRFNPGNNRWESENAEQNTPGARPLKGVWVVNERVAFAVGNEGTVLRKVDGSTWAKQSFPNNDNLTSVIAFGAASAYATCASGHIYRYTGADWSRVHEGSGSYNDITGTAPDDLWVVGTGGRIVRWPAWPQ